From Neobacillus sp. PS2-9, the proteins below share one genomic window:
- a CDS encoding YjcZ family sporulation protein — MSGGAYGGGFALVVVLFILLIIIGASWIY, encoded by the coding sequence ATGTCAGGAGGAGCGTACGGTGGAGGATTTGCTTTAGTTGTAGTCCTTTTCATCTTATTAATTATCATTGGAGCATCTTGGATCTATTAA
- a CDS encoding YjcZ family sporulation protein, translating into MSAGYGAGFALIVVLFILLIIVGASWVY; encoded by the coding sequence ATGAGCGCAGGATATGGAGCTGGATTTGCTCTAATTGTAGTCCTTTTCATCTTATTGATTATAGTTGGAGCTTCTTGGGTTTACTAA
- a CDS encoding peptidylprolyl isomerase produces MKKWILALTIAGGVLALSACNQSGSGSGSDTVAESKVGNVTQEELYNSMKEKYGEQALQQLVYEKVLSKKYKVTDKELNEKIDQLKADLGANFETTLAQYGYKSEADLKKTMKLGMMQEKAAMKDVKVTEKELKDYYDSYQPEIKARHILVADEKTANEVKKKLDGGAKFEDVAKEYSTDTASAQNGGDLGWFGTGKMDPDFEKAAYALKVNEISAPVKSQFGYHIIQLTDKKEKKSFEDMKKEIEYQVKSSKLTSDSINKAMQRELKAANVKVSDKDLKDALNPQTPAAAAHQ; encoded by the coding sequence ATGAAAAAATGGATATTAGCCCTTACTATAGCAGGCGGGGTTCTTGCACTAAGTGCATGTAATCAAAGTGGTTCTGGCTCTGGTTCTGATACTGTAGCTGAGAGCAAGGTTGGAAATGTAACACAAGAAGAGCTATATAACTCAATGAAGGAAAAATACGGTGAACAAGCCCTTCAACAGCTTGTATATGAAAAAGTTCTTTCAAAAAAGTACAAAGTAACGGATAAAGAACTAAATGAAAAAATTGACCAGCTAAAAGCTGACCTTGGTGCAAATTTTGAAACTACTCTTGCACAATATGGCTATAAAAGCGAAGCAGATTTAAAGAAAACGATGAAGCTTGGCATGATGCAAGAAAAAGCGGCAATGAAAGATGTAAAGGTAACTGAAAAAGAATTAAAGGATTACTACGACAGCTACCAGCCTGAAATTAAAGCACGTCATATTCTAGTTGCAGATGAAAAAACTGCTAATGAAGTGAAGAAAAAGCTTGATGGCGGGGCAAAATTCGAGGACGTAGCAAAAGAATATTCAACCGATACAGCGTCAGCACAAAATGGCGGAGATCTAGGTTGGTTCGGTACTGGAAAAATGGACCCTGACTTTGAAAAAGCTGCATATGCGCTTAAAGTGAATGAAATTAGTGCACCAGTGAAAAGTCAATTCGGTTATCACATCATCCAATTAACGGATAAAAAAGAGAAAAAATCATTTGAAGATATGAAGAAAGAAATTGAATATCAAGTTAAATCTTCTAAATTAACAAGTGATTCAATTAATAAAGCAATGCAACGGGAACTAAAAGCTGCAAATGTAAAAGTAAGCGATAAAGATTTAAAAGACGCTCTTAACCCACAAACACCAGCAGCTGCTGCACACCAATAA
- a CDS encoding sporulation YhaL family protein: MTIPIWIYAVVVGIVISALMAIKTGREERKLELESIEQEGEIYIKRLEREREQREDLKATGE; the protein is encoded by the coding sequence ATGACTATACCTATTTGGATTTATGCAGTCGTGGTTGGAATTGTGATTAGTGCATTGATGGCAATAAAAACGGGTCGAGAAGAGCGGAAACTAGAACTTGAAAGCATTGAGCAAGAAGGAGAAATCTATATCAAACGATTAGAAAGAGAAAGGGAACAAAGGGAAGATCTAAAAGCTACAGGGGAATAA
- the yhaM gene encoding 3'-5' exoribonuclease YhaM produces the protein MSKGILNYDVGEQVELFLLIKSSTKGIASNGKPFLTLILQDQSGEIEAKLWDANDEDEKNYAAQNIVKIMGDVQNYRGKSQLKIRQIRKTGPADGVKLDDFLETAPLSQEEMVSKLTQYIFEMKNPNIQRITRHLIKKHQKAFLEYPAATKNHHEFVSGLAFHVVSMLDLAKAIASLYPSLDKDLLYAGVILHDMGKVMELSGPISTVYTIEGNLLGHITIMINEIGKAAEELGIAGEEVLILQHLVLSHHGKAEWGSPKPPLIKEAEILHYIDNLDAKMNMLDRALERVKPGEFTERIFALDNRSFYKPVFNK, from the coding sequence TTGAGTAAAGGAATATTAAATTATGATGTGGGTGAACAGGTAGAGTTATTCCTTTTGATAAAGAGTTCAACTAAGGGGATTGCAAGTAACGGAAAACCCTTTTTAACATTGATATTGCAAGATCAGAGTGGTGAAATTGAAGCAAAGCTCTGGGATGCGAATGATGAGGATGAAAAGAACTATGCGGCCCAGAATATTGTTAAAATAATGGGTGATGTGCAAAATTATCGAGGAAAAAGCCAACTGAAAATCCGGCAGATCCGAAAAACGGGTCCTGCAGACGGAGTGAAATTGGACGATTTCTTGGAAACAGCCCCGTTAAGTCAAGAAGAGATGGTCAGCAAGCTGACTCAATATATTTTCGAAATGAAAAATCCTAACATTCAAAGGATTACTCGTCATTTAATTAAGAAACACCAAAAGGCATTTTTGGAATATCCTGCAGCAACAAAAAATCATCATGAATTTGTTTCTGGTCTCGCCTTTCACGTGGTTAGCATGCTTGATTTGGCCAAAGCTATCGCTTCACTGTATCCTAGCCTCGATAAGGACTTGCTATATGCGGGTGTGATCCTGCATGATATGGGAAAGGTGATGGAGTTATCTGGTCCTATTTCAACCGTTTATACTATTGAAGGTAACTTATTAGGCCATATCACAATTATGATCAATGAAATTGGCAAGGCTGCGGAGGAATTAGGGATCGCAGGAGAGGAAGTACTCATCTTACAGCATCTTGTCCTAAGCCATCACGGAAAAGCCGAATGGGGGAGTCCAAAACCACCATTGATTAAAGAAGCAGAAATTCTTCATTATATAGATAATCTGGATGCAAAAATGAATATGCTTGATCGTGCCTTAGAAAGGGTAAAGCCTGGAGAATTTACAGAGCGGATCTTTGCATTGGATAATCGTTCATTTTATAAGCCCGTTTTCAATAAATAA
- a CDS encoding AAA family ATPase, protein MRILELYIYGYGQLENVIIKDLADFQVFYGENEAGKSTIMAFIHGILFGFPTKQQTELRYEPKHSNNYGGKIRVYHEEHGFVVIERVKGKAAGDVKVVMDNGMMGGEELLKELVAGFDKNLFQAVFSFNIHGLQNVHQMKGEDIGKFLFSAGTLGTERLSITESFLQKELDNRFKPSGKKPIINEKLQALNEINLELKKAASKNKEYESLLEKREMLLQEMQEINGQLKELGSKINQLHEWKRIESNVREEKWTEKELSDLGGVSFPTHGLERLEKLLELIHPYEAELISLSERIENEKKELAEMRPERSLLESESVLLTLLDQVPLMEQLTIEKQQCELKIAECDEKLSVIREKLHLPIAEKDVFAINTNIYMRNQVEITSRKRQKLQEVKEELEERFQEETRVLQEIEKEVRMAESNLLAKQERELIEKQVFNGNDKKSVEADLKALRDKIEFYQLGYDRDQKEWVNSRKQKRLQFFLFEGILLGLLFYGLLTNQWVLLFIGLIGCILTAYFMTKASKESKAEEMQQTLVELKEKEKQLVEKLHSAEYMDLTKLEEHLKRDTLRREEVQVLKLKLKQQQSQYDKVITKFEEWELEFAQNKEKLLSLSLELNIPEYIAVPFLLEAFELIEQYKTTSREKNQYQTKVEQINHQQAKLYKELNKFATRFLSEQGLALQEIAYLLRNRLKEEHEKKIKSQERERKIAELAADVKQKGHEIEHLKTEYNKLLHAAGVETEQEFYELGKKAEKQGKLLGILGTLKNQLEYSLLPRPIWETFLHIHNSDEIIAQHNHEVLHLQTRLKKQQEELAALKYEIQVLEEGGVYSTILHNYKQKKYELEESAKEWAVYCLAQEILSNTVEKYKKVHVPRMISKAEEYLFFLTNGNYKKIHLQQTGTGFLVEREDHTIFEANELSQATTEQLYVSIRLALATTLYEKFQFPIIIDDSFVNFDAKRTQKVIELLQSLHANQVLFFTCHEHLLQLFEKENILNITKGAVQIIS, encoded by the coding sequence ATGAGAATTCTGGAGTTATACATTTATGGTTATGGACAATTAGAAAATGTAATCATTAAAGACCTTGCTGATTTCCAAGTGTTCTATGGAGAAAATGAGGCAGGGAAGTCAACTATTATGGCATTTATCCACGGTATTCTTTTCGGATTCCCAACAAAACAACAAACTGAACTTAGGTACGAACCAAAACATAGCAACAACTATGGCGGAAAAATCAGAGTCTATCATGAAGAGCATGGATTTGTCGTTATTGAGCGTGTAAAGGGAAAAGCAGCAGGTGATGTGAAAGTAGTTATGGATAACGGTATGATGGGCGGGGAAGAGCTTCTAAAAGAACTAGTTGCCGGCTTTGATAAAAATTTATTCCAGGCTGTTTTCTCCTTTAATATTCACGGACTTCAGAACGTTCATCAAATGAAAGGTGAAGATATTGGGAAGTTCCTATTTTCTGCTGGAACGTTGGGGACGGAGCGGCTATCCATAACGGAGTCTTTCCTGCAGAAAGAACTGGATAACAGATTTAAACCATCGGGAAAGAAGCCTATTATAAATGAAAAGTTACAAGCACTTAATGAAATCAATCTAGAACTGAAAAAGGCAGCATCGAAAAATAAAGAATATGAAAGCTTGCTAGAAAAAAGAGAGATGCTTCTTCAGGAAATGCAAGAGATCAATGGTCAGCTTAAGGAACTGGGGAGCAAGATAAATCAATTACATGAGTGGAAAAGAATAGAGTCAAATGTAAGAGAAGAAAAATGGACAGAGAAGGAGCTTAGTGATCTAGGAGGGGTTTCATTTCCTACTCATGGATTGGAAAGATTAGAAAAATTATTAGAGCTCATCCATCCATATGAGGCAGAGCTCATCAGCCTATCAGAAAGAATCGAAAATGAAAAAAAAGAACTTGCTGAAATGAGACCTGAACGATCTTTACTTGAAAGTGAGTCTGTACTCTTAACTTTACTTGATCAAGTCCCACTTATGGAACAATTGACAATTGAGAAACAGCAATGCGAACTGAAAATTGCTGAATGTGATGAAAAGCTTTCAGTAATTAGAGAGAAACTACATTTGCCTATAGCAGAAAAAGATGTTTTTGCTATTAATACAAATATTTATATGAGGAACCAAGTAGAAATCACTTCTAGAAAAAGACAAAAATTACAAGAAGTAAAGGAAGAGTTAGAGGAACGCTTTCAGGAAGAAACAAGAGTATTGCAGGAGATAGAAAAAGAAGTCCGAATGGCAGAAAGCAACCTTCTTGCAAAACAGGAGAGGGAGCTCATTGAGAAGCAAGTGTTTAATGGTAACGATAAGAAGAGTGTAGAAGCTGATTTGAAAGCATTAAGGGACAAGATTGAATTTTACCAACTGGGTTATGATCGAGATCAAAAGGAATGGGTGAATAGTAGAAAGCAGAAAAGGCTCCAATTTTTCCTTTTTGAAGGAATTCTACTAGGACTACTATTTTATGGATTATTGACGAATCAGTGGGTACTTTTATTTATAGGATTGATTGGCTGTATCCTAACTGCTTATTTCATGACAAAAGCTTCAAAAGAGTCGAAAGCAGAGGAGATGCAACAGACTCTAGTAGAATTAAAAGAAAAGGAAAAACAATTAGTAGAAAAGCTTCATTCAGCAGAATATATGGATTTGACAAAACTCGAAGAGCATTTAAAGAGGGATACTCTCCGGCGCGAAGAGGTTCAAGTACTTAAGCTGAAGCTGAAACAACAGCAATCACAATATGATAAGGTAATTACCAAGTTTGAAGAATGGGAATTGGAATTTGCGCAAAACAAAGAAAAGCTGTTATCACTTAGTTTAGAGTTAAACATACCTGAATATATCGCGGTTCCGTTTCTATTGGAAGCATTCGAGCTTATAGAACAATATAAAACTACCTCTCGAGAAAAAAATCAATACCAAACGAAAGTAGAGCAAATTAATCATCAACAAGCTAAGCTCTATAAAGAACTGAATAAATTTGCAACACGTTTTTTATCAGAGCAAGGGTTGGCTTTACAAGAAATAGCCTATCTATTACGGAACAGATTAAAAGAGGAGCATGAAAAGAAAATAAAAAGTCAAGAGAGAGAGAGGAAGATTGCAGAACTTGCGGCAGATGTAAAACAAAAGGGGCATGAAATTGAGCACTTAAAAACTGAATATAACAAGCTTCTACATGCTGCGGGGGTAGAAACAGAGCAGGAGTTCTACGAACTTGGTAAGAAGGCAGAAAAACAAGGGAAACTCTTGGGAATACTTGGAACACTTAAAAATCAGCTTGAGTATTCCCTCCTACCTAGGCCGATTTGGGAAACCTTTTTGCACATCCATAATAGTGATGAAATCATAGCCCAACACAATCATGAAGTTCTACACTTACAAACAAGATTAAAAAAACAGCAGGAAGAACTTGCCGCTCTTAAATACGAAATTCAGGTACTAGAGGAAGGTGGAGTTTATTCGACTATTCTTCACAACTATAAACAGAAGAAGTATGAATTAGAAGAGTCGGCAAAAGAGTGGGCAGTCTATTGTCTCGCCCAAGAAATACTATCAAACACCGTTGAAAAGTATAAGAAGGTCCACGTACCAAGAATGATTTCGAAAGCAGAGGAATATCTATTCTTCCTCACCAATGGAAATTATAAAAAAATTCATCTGCAACAAACTGGCACAGGCTTTTTAGTGGAAAGAGAGGACCACACTATTTTTGAGGCAAATGAACTCAGTCAAGCGACAACGGAACAATTATATGTTTCTATACGGCTTGCCTTAGCAACAACATTATATGAAAAATTTCAATTCCCGATCATCATTGATGATAGCTTTGTTAATTTTGATGCCAAAAGAACACAAAAAGTAATTGAACTTTTGCAAAGTTTACATGCCAATCAAGTGCTATTTTTTACTTGTCATGAACATTTACTGCAGCTATTCGAAAAGGAAAATATCCTTAATATAACAAAGGGTGCAGTTCAGATTATTTCCTAG
- a CDS encoding DNA repair exonuclease, giving the protein MKKISFIHAADLHLDSPMVGLKHLPESIFTRVKESTFTALKKITKDAIEKQVDFVILAGDLFDGEDRSLRAQSRFRSEMLKLEENGIPVYVVHGNHDHLNGTWVQLSMPANVHVFTSNVETKVLHTRNGEIVHLYGFSYPTRHVFTRKIDDYSKLNNIGFHIGILHGNESSGSEHDNYAPFAIKDLLEKDFDYWALGHIHKRAILAESPPIIYPGNIQGRNKKETGSKGYYHVELSDLDAKLNFVETSDVVWEETEVDATTANSFNDIFQLCQMTLNQVRKNQQGTLLTLFLKNVQLNDEREKRNLDGELLDLLLEDEKDEASFVWTVDIHIADSQLFDKEQLKMEANFYSELFETIKEYEDADYALAPLYEHPLGRKYVSHLNEAEHKELIERAEKLLIELLSEA; this is encoded by the coding sequence ATGAAAAAAATATCGTTTATTCATGCAGCGGATTTGCATTTGGACAGCCCTATGGTCGGGTTAAAACATTTACCGGAAAGTATTTTTACAAGGGTGAAGGAGAGCACCTTTACAGCGTTGAAGAAAATAACGAAAGACGCCATTGAAAAGCAGGTTGACTTTGTTATTTTAGCGGGAGATTTATTTGATGGAGAGGATCGGAGCTTACGGGCACAATCCCGTTTTCGCAGTGAAATGCTGAAGTTAGAAGAGAATGGAATCCCCGTTTATGTCGTCCATGGAAATCATGATCATCTAAATGGTACATGGGTACAGTTAAGCATGCCAGCAAATGTTCATGTATTTACTAGTAATGTAGAAACAAAAGTGTTGCACACGAGGAATGGAGAAATCGTCCATTTATACGGATTCAGCTATCCAACCAGGCATGTGTTCACTAGGAAAATAGATGACTATTCAAAGTTAAATAATATTGGATTCCATATTGGTATTCTTCATGGCAATGAAAGTTCGGGGTCTGAGCATGATAATTATGCGCCGTTTGCAATTAAGGACTTATTAGAAAAAGACTTTGACTACTGGGCATTAGGCCATATTCATAAAAGGGCTATTTTGGCTGAATCTCCACCGATTATCTATCCAGGAAATATTCAAGGTAGAAATAAAAAGGAAACAGGTTCAAAGGGTTATTATCATGTGGAATTGTCTGATCTCGATGCCAAGCTGAATTTTGTTGAAACATCAGATGTTGTTTGGGAAGAGACAGAAGTCGATGCTACAACAGCCAACAGCTTTAACGACATTTTTCAATTATGTCAAATGACCCTCAACCAAGTGCGAAAGAATCAACAGGGGACTTTATTGACTCTCTTCTTAAAAAACGTCCAATTAAATGATGAGCGGGAAAAAAGGAACTTAGATGGTGAACTTCTAGACCTTCTATTAGAGGATGAAAAAGACGAAGCCTCTTTTGTATGGACCGTTGACATACATATAGCCGACAGTCAGCTATTTGATAAAGAGCAATTAAAAATGGAAGCTAATTTTTATTCAGAGCTTTTTGAAACAATTAAAGAGTATGAGGATGCTGATTACGCATTAGCCCCTTTATATGAGCACCCATTGGGCAGAAAGTATGTATCACATTTAAATGAAGCAGAACATAAAGAACTAATAGAAAGAGCGGAGAAATTATTAATAGAATTACTTAGTGAAGCTTAG
- a CDS encoding ABC transporter permease translates to MNSFWIILFHTYLNKLKSKSFIVTTILTIVIVLALTNINNIIALFDQDGGKDQIAVLDETGQLYVPLKQQVHTINKDIKLSLYKGDENAAEKAVEEGKYKGVIQLRFNEEKLPEATFKAMSIADSALFSDLQTGLQQVKAMLAASQINLTPVQLQKLYEPVSFEKFALEKNAKTEEELNQARGLVYVLLFIIYFSVIMYANMIAMEVATEKSSRVMEILISSVSPIKQMFAKIIGIGLLSLTQLAAFLIVGYYSLSKNMDSLKDGFFGVYGFEDIPFETVIYAVIFFILGYFLYATLAAFLGSLVSRIEDVQQMITPMTLLVVGGFMIAMFGLGKPDAPFITITSYIPFFTPMIMFLRVGMLTIPLWEALLGISILVVTIAVLAIFGARVYRGGVLMYGQSNSFKDIKKALQLTKNE, encoded by the coding sequence ATGAATAGCTTCTGGATTATTCTGTTTCATACTTATTTAAACAAACTAAAAAGCAAATCGTTTATTGTGACGACCATTCTGACAATCGTGATTGTCCTGGCCTTGACGAATATAAATAACATCATTGCATTATTTGATCAAGATGGCGGAAAGGACCAAATAGCTGTACTCGATGAAACCGGCCAGCTCTATGTGCCATTAAAGCAGCAGGTTCACACTATTAATAAGGATATTAAACTGTCACTTTATAAAGGCGATGAAAATGCGGCAGAAAAGGCGGTAGAAGAAGGAAAGTATAAGGGAGTCATTCAGTTACGTTTCAATGAGGAAAAATTACCAGAAGCCACTTTTAAAGCTATGAGTATTGCTGACTCAGCGCTGTTTTCTGATCTTCAAACAGGATTACAGCAAGTTAAAGCAATGCTTGCCGCTTCACAAATTAACTTAACGCCAGTGCAGCTTCAAAAGTTGTATGAGCCGGTATCATTCGAAAAATTTGCACTTGAGAAAAATGCAAAAACGGAAGAGGAATTAAATCAGGCCAGAGGACTGGTCTATGTTCTACTGTTCATTATTTATTTTTCAGTCATTATGTATGCAAATATGATTGCAATGGAAGTGGCAACTGAAAAGTCATCGAGGGTTATGGAGATATTGATCTCTAGTGTTTCGCCGATTAAGCAGATGTTTGCAAAAATAATTGGGATTGGTTTATTAAGTCTTACGCAACTTGCTGCTTTTCTTATAGTCGGTTATTATTCTCTTTCAAAAAATATGGATTCTTTGAAGGATGGGTTTTTCGGCGTCTATGGTTTTGAAGATATCCCATTTGAAACTGTTATTTATGCGGTTATATTCTTTATACTTGGTTATTTTCTTTATGCTACACTCGCAGCCTTTTTAGGTTCGCTTGTTAGTCGCATTGAAGATGTTCAACAAATGATCACTCCGATGACCTTGCTTGTGGTTGGAGGATTTATGATTGCCATGTTTGGACTGGGCAAGCCTGATGCTCCCTTCATTACGATTACATCCTATATCCCATTCTTCACACCAATGATTATGTTTCTTCGCGTAGGAATGCTGACCATCCCTTTATGGGAAGCGCTCCTAGGAATTTCAATCCTCGTCGTCACAATTGCAGTGTTAGCTATCTTTGGTGCAAGAGTTTACCGCGGAGGCGTCCTAATGTATGGTCAGTCAAATTCCTTTAAAGATATTAAAAAAGCACTCCAATTAACAAAAAACGAATAA
- a CDS encoding ABC transporter ATP-binding protein, whose protein sequence is MVLKLEDVTKRFGKFTAVDHLSLTIPDREMFGFLGANGAGKTTTFRMILGLLDSSGGRITWDGKSIDYTTSHLVGYLPEERGLYPKLKVSEQIVYLARLRGMPKVEALSELRLWLERFKIQEYENKKVEELSKGNQQKIQFIAAVVHKPKLLILDEPFSGLDPVNVEMLKDAVLSLRENGATIVFSSHRMEHVEEMCEHLCILHKGSPVVHGALKEIKRAFGKKNLVIHADFPLDSLKDFPGVIKTKLTTEGIHLQIEGEDIADRILKKIVGNGFIRRFSLEEPSLNDIFIEKVGNSYE, encoded by the coding sequence ATGGTACTTAAACTTGAAGATGTCACTAAACGGTTTGGAAAATTTACTGCAGTGGACCATTTATCATTAACGATTCCCGATAGAGAGATGTTTGGCTTTCTAGGGGCGAACGGTGCGGGGAAAACGACAACGTTCCGAATGATTTTAGGATTACTGGATAGTAGTGGGGGAAGAATTACTTGGGATGGAAAATCAATTGATTATACCACCAGTCATTTGGTCGGCTATCTACCTGAGGAGAGGGGTTTGTATCCTAAGCTTAAAGTCAGTGAACAAATAGTATATTTAGCCAGGTTAAGAGGAATGCCCAAGGTTGAAGCACTCTCTGAATTAAGATTATGGCTTGAGCGTTTTAAAATCCAAGAATATGAGAATAAAAAGGTAGAAGAGTTGTCCAAGGGTAACCAACAGAAGATTCAATTTATTGCGGCTGTCGTACATAAGCCTAAGCTATTAATTCTAGACGAACCGTTTAGCGGGCTTGACCCTGTGAATGTGGAAATGTTAAAGGATGCTGTTTTATCCTTACGGGAAAATGGAGCCACGATTGTTTTTTCGAGTCACCGAATGGAGCATGTAGAAGAAATGTGCGAACATTTATGCATTTTACATAAAGGCAGCCCTGTTGTTCATGGAGCATTAAAAGAAATAAAGCGAGCTTTCGGAAAAAAGAACTTAGTGATCCATGCAGACTTTCCATTAGATTCATTGAAAGACTTCCCTGGGGTAATTAAGACAAAATTGACAACAGAAGGAATACACTTACAAATCGAAGGAGAGGACATTGCCGATAGAATTCTTAAAAAGATTGTGGGGAATGGTTTCATTAGGAGATTTTCCCTTGAAGAGCCTTCTTTAAATGATATTTTTATCGAGAAAGTAGGTAATTCTTATGAATAG
- a CDS encoding YhzD family protein yields MKTYKLTAFEANGEKILDEAFQAETDQAAKEQGEKLLSEKNLLEKTHRCTSPSGKLLLFHS; encoded by the coding sequence ATGAAAACGTATAAATTAACCGCGTTTGAAGCGAATGGTGAAAAGATTTTAGATGAAGCCTTTCAAGCAGAAACTGATCAAGCAGCCAAAGAACAAGGGGAAAAACTATTATCAGAAAAAAACTTATTAGAAAAAACGCACCGATGCACCTCACCTAGCGGCAAGCTGCTTCTTTTCCACTCTTAA
- a CDS encoding enoyl-CoA hydratase has translation MNFVTDKVNLQVNGRVATLEMNRPESLNAMDADLIKGLICKLKEISESDDVDIVVLRGKGRAFSSGGDIKTMLSNMNESDFFPVMDAISELIITLYSIPKLTISAITGAAAGLGFSLALATDYILADKTSKLAMNFIGIGLIPDGGAHFFLEKRLGETRAKHVIWDGKMMSAEEALKWGLIQEVAEGDLQPALEARVTDWLSRPVQAMVKTKKILAEKNRPQLLKILELEKHGQQKMRETLDHQEGIKAFIEKRKPVFIGK, from the coding sequence ATGAATTTTGTAACGGACAAGGTGAATCTACAGGTCAACGGTCGTGTAGCCACATTAGAAATGAATAGACCAGAATCGTTAAATGCAATGGATGCTGATTTAATTAAGGGGTTAATCTGTAAACTTAAAGAAATAAGTGAATCGGATGATGTTGATATTGTTGTATTAAGAGGAAAAGGAAGAGCCTTTTCATCAGGTGGAGACATTAAAACCATGCTTTCCAATATGAATGAGAGCGACTTCTTTCCTGTGATGGATGCTATTAGCGAATTAATTATTACTCTTTATAGCATCCCTAAATTAACTATTAGTGCTATTACAGGTGCAGCTGCAGGATTAGGATTTAGTTTAGCTTTAGCAACGGACTATATTCTTGCAGATAAAACTAGTAAGCTTGCAATGAATTTTATTGGAATCGGTTTAATACCGGATGGAGGGGCGCATTTCTTTTTAGAAAAGAGATTAGGTGAAACCCGAGCTAAACATGTGATTTGGGACGGAAAAATGATGAGTGCAGAGGAAGCCTTGAAGTGGGGACTTATTCAGGAAGTAGCGGAAGGTGATCTACAGCCAGCCTTAGAAGCGAGGGTAACGGATTGGTTAAGTCGTCCTGTTCAAGCAATGGTTAAAACAAAGAAAATATTAGCGGAAAAAAATCGACCACAGCTACTGAAAATTTTAGAATTAGAAAAGCACGGTCAGCAAAAAATGCGCGAAACCCTTGATCACCAAGAAGGAATCAAGGCATTTATTGAAAAAAGGAAACCAGTCTTTATAGGAAAATAA